From the Lemur catta isolate mLemCat1 chromosome 1, mLemCat1.pri, whole genome shotgun sequence genome, the window AGATTCTTATACCCCTTAGCctttttattaatctatttttaaaattttgaaacaaacacaaagaaaaattatgcGTACAGTACAAAGAAACGATTTTGTTTCCTGAACTGTTTGAAAGTAAGCCGTCAGCCTGAGCCCCTCATTCCCGGGTACTTTGGTGTGTAAACTGCGGCCTTGTTCACGATGTGGCCTTGAAGTACTTTGCTGCTGTCAGGTACTTAGGTCCCGTTCAGGTTTTCCACGTGTCCCAATAACGTCCTTTACAGCAAAAGGACCCACATCGGAACCATGCGTTGCGTTTGCTTGTCAGGTCTCCGTGGCCTGCTGCAGCCTCGAGGGGTTTCTCAGCCTCTCCTCGACGTGCATGACTGTCATTTGCGAGTATCAGAGGGCAGGGATTTTGCAGAACGGCCACTGCGGGCTGGCCTGCTGtctggcagggctgtgttctcaTTACATCTTACCCACAGGACTGCGATCTGGGGGTGTTCATGATCACTCTGGGCAGGTCGCCAGAGGCCCCTCCCAGGTTTTCTTAGCCCTCCCGGTGCCAGGCACGCTCGCGGGCCCGGACCCAGGCCCTCCCCGGTGGCTGGCGGGCGCCACCTGGTGGCGTCTTCTGGTCCCTTGGGCGCCACTGGCAGGTGTCGGGAAGAGGGGCCAAGAGGGGCCTTGTGGGGACACGCAGGGCCCCTCCCCCGCAGGTACCAGGGAGGGCGCCACTTTACATACATTTACGTCagtgtttatttctctgttgGTAGGAAACCACGAGTTCACACCCTTACCTTTGGTTTTAAGCCAACACCACAAGATTCATTATGGTTCCCTCCCAACACATATTTCTACCTCTCTGACAGTTTGAAGACTGGCTCCTTTTGTTCTCAGTATGTTTACTTGATAGGATCAATCCTTTGTAACTAATCTGTCTTCACCGCCAACCCCTCCTACCCACCAAGCCCCCTTGGGCTCTGACACTGTGTTTGGCAGGGTTCCTTCCTCCTGTCTGATATGCACCCATGCCCCTCACCGCTCAGATTCTGCCTCCCGTGTCAGAAAGGCTGCCCTTTCTTGAGGTCTCCTATACCACTATGCTTGGCCCTGACTCCCCTTGCCAGGTGCTCCTCTAGGAAGGCCCTCCATGCTGTCCTTGGGCTCTGACACCTTGCTCTGGGCCACCACCTCATCACTGGCACGCTGCACCCCACCTTGCTCTGCCCCATCTAATCTAGGACTGAATTCTTCAGGAAGGGAAGAAGATGCAGGTTTCCTTGAATGATGGCTCTGGTGATGGAACTcgttttcattttataatctcAATTTTAGTTACAGTGGTAGACACATGAATCTATACTGTAGCAGTTCATGAAcatatctgaaaaaggaaaaatatagttTGAATAGCAGTTCAAATGTGAGggagtttttgtgtgtgtgtgtgtgtgtatggtagTTGTAGGCAGCAGGAAAAGGCTGCAGAGGCTGGCTGTGTAGGTAAAGGGAAGCTTCCCAGTTGGAAGGAGCAGCAATAGGATATTGGAGGAAGGTATACCTGTTCTGTTGGTCCAACCTGTGCTGGAGTCGCCTCAAAAGCAGTGAGATGGGGAGGTCCCTCAAGGACTGCTCCAAACTGACCAGAGTTGGGGCCGGCTgggattccaaagaaagaagcacAAACATCAGGTTGACAGTCCAGagcatttattaggggaattTACAAAGTGTTGCAGCAGTCCTCACGACAGACAGAGAAAGGGATGATTTACCTAGGTATGTACACCACAGAGGGGTTGGGTTATGGAGTTCAGAAGAGGTTTTAAGGAATTTGGCTCAAGGCAGGGGCTAGTTTGTACATGTTTAGCAACAGGGTTAATCTCTGAGTGTTTTCAAACAACGACCTAAACTCTTTATCAGCACCTGGGGATGTTTAAGGCCCCAGTTTGGGTTCAAGCCTGCAGGGAAAACATGCAGCTGGCCGGGTCACAGAGTGGTTAACACTCTGGGAAAGAAAGTTGGACGGGGGACTGCGGGACTTCCCTCTTTACCCAGTGTGGCAAAGCACTGATCCCAACTGTCTACTCTGCCAGATGTCCAGGGTGCTGCAGAAGGACGCAGAGCAGGAGTCACAGATGAGAGCAGAGATCCAGGACATGAAGCAAGAGCTCTCCACAGTCAACATGATGGACGAGTTTGCCAGATATGCCAGGCTGGAAAGGAAGATTAACAAGATGACGGATAAGCTCAAGACTCATGGTACTTGGCTGCACACTGCGGTTCACTcatgtaaacccagcactttgggaggccgaggcaggaggattgcttgagcccaggagttcgagaccagcttgggcaacacagcaaaactcagtctctacaaaacatttaaagaacgagccaggcatggtagtcctagctactcaggaggctgagccaggaggattgcttgagcctgggagttggaggttgcagtgacctgtgatcatgccactgcactccattctgggtgacagagcaagaccctgtcttactaaaaaaacaaaaacaaaaaaaaacccaaaaaacaaaaaaaacccacctcaTGATGCTGATGTCAGTTGTAGCTTAGAAAGCTTCATAAGAGCTGATTAATATAAAAGTCTTTATATAAAGATTCATATAATATATTCTTTACTTCTTggatgttttaaatgtttatagaatCTTTAAGTTGTTTAGAAGAAAcccaataataattattattttctctttatttgctgGTGAACCTTTGCTTTCTGAACACAAACATCTGGGATCCTGTTAGATTTTCTTCAGAGGCAACTTGTTATTGtaggttttcattttgaaattcacttctctgagagaaaaaaatcttatagtgGATTCCCAGGGGCTTTTGTTCTACTCTCTAGACAATGGCCAGCAGTGTCCTTATTGGAGTGTGGACTTCAAGGTTCAGTCTCCTGTGGTGAAGACATTTCCACAGGGCGGTCTGTGTGCCTGTGAGAGCTGTCTGCACGGCCAGGAGAGCGTGCGCAGGGGCCTGTCCAGCCCGGGCAAGCTGGACTCCCACCTGGGGTTCACATGCTGTGTTACTGGGAAGTAGGAATACTTAGTCCTGTTAGTAAGTGGTAATTGCACTGTAAAAAGAATCTCTGATTTAGATGAATCGTTTTAAGGGTTTTCAAAACTAAAGCTATTTAAATCTCACAGTCTGGGATTCTGTTTTAAATAACAGCATAGTGAGATAgtagatgactttttaaaaatcctattttgtcttttgtaaatatattgagcggttgttccatttataatcagaaaatattttatcatggaAAATACCATTTCTGTGTacttgaatattttcttaatttttcaggactgacattattttatcctttttttcctttcagtaaaaGCACGGACAGCTCAACTAGCCAAGATAAAATGGGTTATAAGTGTTGCTTTCTACATATTGCAAGTAAGTGTACTATAGTGTCACATGGGGTCATCAGAGTTGGCAGTGACAGGGCTGTGGAAGCCTGTCGCCTGTGGAAGCCAGGGCTGGGAGTTCAGGTTTTTCCACCTTAAGCTGCTGTGTCGTTTGGTCCTGCCAGCATGTAAGTCTCCACACactgtgaatttaaaaattagactaAAAGAAAGCCTTTTCCTCGATTAGAGCTGTTAAAGATTGGGACTTGTTGGCAATTCAACTCTGAAGTAACTTCTTGGAGGTCTTTCATATTGCCTTCATTCCAGTGCAGTTTTAAGGGCCTGGGGGAATGAGGTGAGAAGCATTTACTGATGTTTATTCTAAGATTGTTCATAATATTGATCATTACTTGTTACCTGCTGGGTTTAAACAGCACGCTCTACTCTCCAGGTAGAGACCAATTTTTCTCATTGAAATTGGCTCCCATCCTTATTATCTGGGGGATTTTTACTAGTTTGACTGCCCAGGGAATGaatgctccctcctctcccttgaGGGTGTGCCCGTGGCATGCTTCAGTGGGTTCCTTAAATGGCCTGTGAGTTTTAGTACTATGTGTGATCTTCCCTGAGGGAAAGGATTCAAGCTAACCCCCCAAAAGCCCAGGTTTTGAGGTATATTTAAGGAAATTGATCCTGAGGCACTGTCATTAAATATGAGGCAGCACAGGAATTAAGCCAGCTGCTCTCTTTTAGGGTCTGCTTATTTGAGTGGCATTTGTAGGCCAGCAAGGGGACAGAAGACAGCTGAAGGAGCGCTGCTAGGGAAAGGACAGAAAACTAAGTGTCAGTTAATCTGTACCTTAGGGCTCACTTCTACACATGTGCTGACACTAACACTCGAAAATTAGCTATTTTTTCAAGGATCTTTGAAGTGGAGGATGGCTTTTGTCACTAGTCAGGTGTATTTCGCATATAGTCTGGCTACTCAAAGGAGATTCTCAGTGAGAAAAGAATATGTTAAGGGAGACCTTGCTTAATTTTTCGGCTAATTTAAATTGTGTATAGACCTAGTCATACTGAAACAGTCCAATGCCAGTTTGTATAAGAAGGCTCGCCCTCTTTCAGCAGTGTGTTCCAGACATCCCTGTGAGCTCGTCTTTCGTTAGACAGTCTATTTCAAGGCTTCAACAATGGAAGTGAGTAGCTGCGCACATGTGTCTGCTGCCTGCCGGGACTGGATTGCTAGGCTTGAGGTCCTCAGTCTGGAGAGTTCCCTCCGTTGTCTTTGTGCACTGCGCCATCTTTCTTTCTGTGGTTACTGGTTGTGCGGCTGATGGGTTGTTTTCACTCACCAGAAATGTCTTTCCAGGCTGCTCTGATGATCTCACTCATTTGGAAGTACTATTCTGTCCCTGTGGCTGTTGTGCCAAGTAAATGGATAACCCCACTAGACCGCCTGGTAGCCTTTCCTACTAGAGTAGCAGGTAAGAATTAATTTTCTGGGAAATATGGTGGAAGAGTATGGATAGGCTTATGCAGAGGTGTGTGGTAGAAGATTAAGTTAGCCTGGCATCATCCTCACCATGCGCTTAGTGAGCAGGGCTTTGTGTCTCAGCCTCACATGGGGCTTgcagtgaagaaactgaggtctaaagaagtcacttgcccagtgtcaccagAATGTTAAGGAGTGGAGCTGGAATTCAGCCCCAGGTCTATTTCCAGAATCCATGACCAATACTTAGAGTCCGATACCCCATTTATTGAAACACCACCTGGAGTTCCCAAATTCTGTGTCTTTTCAA encodes:
- the GET1 gene encoding guided entry of tail-anchored proteins factor 1, whose protein sequence is MSAAEADRWAWLLVLSFVFGCNVLRILLPSFSSFMSRVLQKDAEQESQMRAEIQDMKQELSTVNMMDEFARYARLERKINKMTDKLKTHVKARTAQLAKIKWVISVAFYILQAALMISLIWKYYSVPVAVVPSKWITPLDRLVAFPTRVAGGVGITCWILVCNKVVAIVLHPFS